GGGCGATGCAGGCGACGGCCATGAGATAGAACCAGAAGGTCGAACGAAGGCCGATGGTTTTGGGTGCACGGGACGAAGGTTCGAGGTCGTGTGGTTGAGGATAGCTAATCCGGGCAACAGCAAGCACGGCCAGAGCCAGCAACGCCGGGACGATCAACCCGGCAAATCCAAACTCATAGCTGCCTTTCCACGCCAGGACAGCAGCGACGATGATTGGGCCGATTATGGCCCCGATCTGGTCCATGGCCTCATGAATACCGAACGCCCATCCTCGGCCCAGGCCCTGAGCCGCATGGGAAAGCATAGCATCCCTGGCCGGAGTCCGTATCGCTTTGCCGAAACGCTCGGCCATGATGAGGACGGCGGCGATCTCCCATCTTCCCGCAAGAGCCATGGCAGGTACTGCAAGCAAGTTAACTGTGTACCCAGCGATGGTGATCGCCCAGTATCGATGTGTCCGGTCGCTGATGATCCCTGAGACGATTCTCAATCCATAACCGATGAGTTCTCCCAAACCGGCGACTATGCCGACTACAGTAGCGCTGGCTCCGAGGATAGCCAGGTAGGGGCCGGTGATACTTCGAGCCGCTTCATAGGTCATGTCCGCGAAAAGGCTGACAACCCCCAGGAGGAGCACAAAACGCAAGGCAATCTGGTTGTTTCTATTCCTCATGTGTGCCGTGTTGGCCAGCATTGCGTACGTGTCATATGCCTTTATCCTTCATCGCTAAGCCCATCTTCCCGAGGAGCTGCCTCTTCTGGCTGTTCGGATTTGGGCAGAAGATGTCGAGGCAAGAAAGCCAGTCCGGCAATCAGCGTCGGAACCACGGCGCTTGCGATGACAACAGCGACCAGAAAGGAATACTGCTCCTGCGTCACGATGTTGTGTGAAAAACCGTATAACGCCGAGATCGTTCCAAATGTCAGTCCTGTTGACATCAGCAAGGTGTAATACCATCTCTCGTCACGCCTGCTACGGAACAGTCCGATGATTGGATACAGCCCGAATATCTTCGATATCACTTTCCCACCCAACAAAAACAGGAAGATCATTGGGGCGGAAACCAGGGCAGGCAAGGAAACAAATGTTCCGGCACGAATGAAATAGAACGGCGTGAGGAATCCAACGGTCAAGGTCCTAAGACGACGAATCCAGAAGGTGTCTCCGTTCGAGAATTCCGCCAGAACCATGCCTACAAG
This is a stretch of genomic DNA from Deltaproteobacteria bacterium. It encodes these proteins:
- a CDS encoding MFS transporter encodes the protein MLANTAHMRNRNNQIALRFVLLLGVVSLFADMTYEAARSITGPYLAILGASATVVGIVAGLGELIGYGLRIVSGIISDRTHRYWAITIAGYTVNLLAVPAMALAGRWEIAAVLIMAERFGKAIRTPARDAMLSHAAQGLGRGWAFGIHEAMDQIGAIIGPIIVAAVLAWKGSYEFGFAGLIVPALLALAVLAVARISYPQPHDLEPSSRAPKTIGLRSTFWFYLMAVACIALGFVDYPLAAFHMKTHAIVADKWIPLIYAGAMGVDALSALAFGRLYDKKGFPVLLVIIAASAWSAPLVFLTGPVVLIFGMALWGIGMGAQESIIRAVVADIVPQDQRATGYGVFNAGFGLAWFAGSALMGLLYERSLIGLVTFSVLTQLLALPLLYLVHNRLKQCSLQ